GATGACCATTCCACCAAGGGGGATATCGTCATTGGCAACGACGTCTGGATCGGCGCGCGGGCCAACATCATGTCGGGTGTCACCATAGGATCAGGCGCGATCATCGCCACGGCGGCCGTGGTGACCAGGGACGTGCCGCCATATGCCATCGTGGGCGGCAACCCGGCCCGGGTCATCAAATACCGCTTCCCCGAAAAGACCATCGGGCGTCTGCTTGCAGTCGCCTGGTGGGACTGGCCTGAAGCATTGATACGAGAACGGATGCCCCTCCTGATGAGCGACGATATCGACGCTTTCCTGCGCGCTTTTGAAAAAGGACCCGCACAGGAAAAATCATGATGCAAAAACTGTTTTTGCTCCTTGTTGTCCTGCCGATCCTCTTCCGGCCTGCTTCAGGCTTTGCCCAGGGCAGAGGAGACTGGCTGCCTCGGTCGGACGTTAAATCTCCCTATGCGGCCTTGTCTGTTCCGACAGCACTGAAGCCGGTGCCGGATTCTCTGGCGAGCCTGTTGACCAAAGGCTATCGGATCATGACCACAGCGGATTATGGCGGCTCAGGAGCCCTCTTCACGCTGGTCTGGCAAAGGCAGACCGTAATCTGTGTTCTGACAGCGCCTGTGCCAGGCACGGATCAGAACGTCCCGACATCG
The genomic region above belongs to Komagataeibacter sucrofermentans DSM 15973 and contains:
- a CDS encoding CatB-related O-acetyltransferase — encoded protein: MYYGKNAFSLLLRYTLAHEIEEWGWDIGDHTYGAKGSPIIIEAEYAGLKIGKYCSIAREVLMILGNHRPDTITTYPFKNQCNFWPEAADATDDHSTKGDIVIGNDVWIGARANIMSGVTIGSGAIIATAAVVTRDVPPYAIVGGNPARVIKYRFPEKTIGRLLAVAWWDWPEALIRERMPLLMSDDIDAFLRAFEKGPAQEKS